The following DNA comes from Fervidobacterium gondwanense DSM 13020.
TGAAGTCAATTTAAACCGTGTTGTTGATGAATATGAGTACCTTGTGTTTTCAAAAGAAGAAATTAACTTGAAAAAGGAATTTAAAAAACATTCTGGAAAAGTTTTTATACCAAGCGAGTTGTTAAGAGATTTTCATATAGTTTTGAGAAATGGAATTTATGTGTTAAAATATAGAATTGCGAAGGATAACATATTCAATCCGTACTTGTTAAACGGTGTTTTTTTGGTTACAAGAAAAAGGGCATTTGCTAAAGAATTGGATTTGCATAACCTTTTAAATGACTTGGAAGAGAATAGGTGGAGGGACGATTTATGAAAGTACTTGTTGTTGACGATTCAGATGTCCTTAGAAAAATAACGGTTTTTAACCTTAAAAAAATCGGATTTGACGTGGAAGAAGCAATAGATGGAATAGATGGACTTGAAAAGATGAAAACTTGGCAACCAGATGTTGTAATTTTGGACATAATGATGCCAAGAATGGATGGATTTGCTGTCCTCAAAGAGATGAGGAGAGATGAAAACATAAAGAATATTCCTGTCATTGTCTTGACTGCAAAGGGTGGGCAAGATGACGAACAAATTGCCTTATCCTTAGGTGCAAAAAAAGTTCTTACAAAACCATTCAGCCCAACTCAGCTCATTGAAGAAGTGAGGAGTTTGGCGAATGAATGACGAAATTTTTCT
Coding sequences within:
- a CDS encoding TIGR03936 family radical SAM-associated protein, which gives rise to MILLFKKKGFLRFLSAIETANLITRTLIRSGLKLQYSEGFHPKPKISFLDSTPTGVIDLALYVSVQLDAEKTSHEIKKAQILKSVNEVSPFGLELADVFDVEVNLNRVVDEYEYLVFSKEEINLKKEFKKHSGKVFIPSELLRDFHIVLRNGIYVLKYRIAKDNIFNPYLLNGVFLVTRKRAFAKELDLHNLLNDLEENRWRDDL
- a CDS encoding response regulator, coding for MKVLVVDDSDVLRKITVFNLKKIGFDVEEAIDGIDGLEKMKTWQPDVVILDIMMPRMDGFAVLKEMRRDENIKNIPVIVLTAKGGQDDEQIALSLGAKKVLTKPFSPTQLIEEVRSLANE